The following proteins are co-located in the Citrobacter freundii ATCC 8090 = MTCC 1658 = NBRC 12681 genome:
- a CDS encoding cache domain-containing protein — MSSSTSLSALIRKIDDITVSTVDSTVALARSIHEAISGVQKASAEVVLDPSVRSTVQQHIKRTLSDNHYCSGAGFASHIESTANTKEYWLLEWWYKKDNGLSQAHLDLDQATQQRLDFRTFEWFKHSPPAGKAYIHGPYVDYICNTSYTLTSAVPVYYNDQFLGVAAVDLLVSQIEAELLSCAHPDYVILTNLENRIIFSSWPRFRVGELLAPANSTVVYQSDYFILYHYQN, encoded by the coding sequence ATGAGCTCTTCGACATCCCTAAGCGCATTAATCCGTAAAATTGATGACATTACTGTTTCTACCGTAGATTCTACCGTTGCGCTAGCGAGGAGCATCCATGAGGCGATTTCAGGGGTACAAAAGGCCTCAGCCGAGGTCGTTCTCGACCCATCAGTAAGATCCACCGTTCAACAGCACATCAAGCGCACGCTCAGTGACAACCATTACTGTTCAGGGGCGGGATTCGCCAGCCATATTGAGAGCACCGCAAACACAAAAGAGTACTGGTTGCTGGAGTGGTGGTATAAGAAAGATAATGGTTTGAGCCAGGCGCATCTGGATTTGGATCAGGCCACACAACAACGACTGGATTTCAGAACCTTTGAGTGGTTTAAGCATTCTCCTCCGGCTGGCAAAGCCTATATCCACGGTCCCTACGTCGACTATATTTGCAATACCTCCTATACCCTAACGTCAGCCGTCCCGGTCTACTACAACGACCAGTTTCTCGGTGTTGCCGCGGTCGATTTGCTGGTCAGTCAGATAGAAGCCGAACTGCTCTCCTGCGCTCATCCTGATTATGTGATTCTGACCAATCTGGAAAACAGGATCATTTTCTCCAGTTGGCCACGTTTTCGCGTGGGTGAATTGCTGGCACCTGCAAATAGTACCGTGGTGTATCAGAGCGACTACTTTATCCTTTATCACTATCAAAACTAA
- a CDS encoding FadR/GntR family transcriptional regulator, producing the protein MITHAVIFAPIGQVSRSDQIVQRLSNAIITGLLEPKEQLPNETDLAKMMGVSHITIREALNTLRANNLIHTVRGRNGGSFVCENIDGKNSALHPFKAISTDYLSDLGEMHCAIISHSARLASRRMTGADIAKFREFVEVLRKANSPELMTQADMRCLLAIAASSHSARLANQELQVQAEWASLVAILYRTDSIHAEIIALYSALADALAAHNEAESVQFATRIIDTFTYYLIEKKLKYNSN; encoded by the coding sequence ATGATTACTCACGCGGTCATATTTGCGCCTATCGGGCAGGTCAGTCGTTCAGACCAGATAGTCCAGCGCCTTTCAAATGCCATTATCACGGGGTTGCTGGAGCCAAAAGAACAGCTTCCCAACGAAACTGATTTGGCAAAAATGATGGGTGTCTCACATATCACTATCAGAGAAGCGCTAAACACGCTTCGGGCTAATAATCTTATCCATACGGTTCGCGGTCGTAATGGCGGGAGCTTCGTTTGCGAAAATATCGATGGCAAAAATAGCGCCCTGCACCCGTTCAAAGCGATCAGTACGGATTATCTGTCTGATCTGGGTGAAATGCATTGCGCCATTATTAGCCATAGCGCGAGGCTGGCTTCCCGACGGATGACCGGTGCGGATATCGCCAAATTTCGCGAGTTTGTCGAGGTTCTCAGAAAGGCAAACTCACCTGAGCTGATGACCCAGGCCGATATGCGTTGTCTGCTGGCGATTGCTGCCAGTTCGCATTCAGCGCGACTGGCCAATCAGGAGCTGCAAGTTCAGGCTGAATGGGCATCACTTGTGGCGATACTTTATCGCACAGACAGTATTCATGCGGAAATTATCGCGCTTTATTCAGCGCTGGCCGATGCACTGGCTGCTCACAACGAGGCAGAGTCAGTACAGTTTGCCACACGGATCATCGACACGTTTACCTACTACCTTATTGAAAAAAAGCTGAAATATAACTCGAACTGA